Proteins from a single region of SAR202 cluster bacterium:
- a CDS encoding Bax inhibitor-1/YccA family protein, protein MKSNNPILRQDTFRRYMEPAAATMTVEGTVNKTAMLFAILLATAGFTWFIARGNMGVVFPLLLVGAIGGLITALVTTFKKHLAPVTAPIYAALQGFVIGGISFVFDDMYPGIAFQAVGLTLCVMAAMLVAYRTGVIRATGKFKMGVIVATASIGLVYMASLLLGLFGVEVPLIHSAGPFGIIFSLIVVSVAALNLIIDFDFIEQAAGGGAPQFMEWYGAFALMVTLLWLYTEILRLLAKIRRK, encoded by the coding sequence ATGAAGTCGAACAATCCAATCCTGAGACAGGACACCTTCCGGCGGTACATGGAGCCGGCGGCCGCCACAATGACCGTGGAAGGCACGGTCAACAAGACGGCCATGCTCTTCGCCATTCTGCTCGCGACCGCGGGCTTCACGTGGTTCATCGCGCGCGGGAATATGGGTGTCGTATTCCCGTTGCTCCTCGTCGGCGCGATAGGAGGACTGATCACCGCTCTCGTCACGACTTTCAAGAAACACCTGGCGCCGGTGACAGCGCCCATCTACGCCGCGCTCCAGGGCTTCGTTATCGGCGGCATCTCGTTTGTGTTCGACGACATGTATCCCGGCATTGCCTTCCAGGCCGTGGGACTCACCCTCTGTGTCATGGCTGCCATGCTCGTCGCATACCGGACCGGGGTTATCCGCGCCACAGGCAAGTTCAAAATGGGCGTCATCGTCGCAACAGCCTCTATAGGTCTTGTCTACATGGCCTCCCTCCTGCTCGGCCTCTTCGGCGTGGAAGTCCCTTTGATCCACTCCGCCGGGCCGTTCGGGATCATCTTCTCCCTCATCGTCGTCAGCGTCGCCGCCCTTAATCTCATCATCGACTTCGATTTCATTGAGCAGGCCGCAGGGGGCGGCGCGCCGCAGTTCATGGAATGGTACGGCGCGTTCGCCCTCATGGTCACGCTCCTGTGGCTCTACACCGAGATACTGCGCCTCCTGGCCAAGATCAGGCGCAAGTAG